The Rhodoferax sediminis genome has a segment encoding these proteins:
- a CDS encoding VOC family protein, with the protein MSRFFGEIRQLGYVVHDIEAAINYWSTTLGVGPWFYNPKVPIKNYTYHGESHEPHNSVALANSGFVQVELIQTRNDVPSMYRDFQQAGRTGLQHVAYWTSHYDADLARLLQQGFKPVMSGEVGENGRFIYFDTEYHPGTVIELSEVAGPKGKMFDLIRRSSEGWDGSNPVRPFPDLGTL; encoded by the coding sequence ATGAGCAGATTTTTCGGCGAGATTCGCCAGCTGGGCTACGTCGTGCACGACATTGAAGCGGCCATCAATTACTGGAGCACCACCCTGGGTGTCGGTCCCTGGTTTTACAACCCCAAAGTACCCATCAAGAACTACACCTACCACGGTGAATCGCACGAGCCGCACAACTCGGTGGCGCTGGCCAATTCCGGCTTTGTGCAGGTCGAGCTGATCCAGACCCGCAACGATGTGCCCTCGATGTACCGCGACTTCCAGCAGGCGGGGCGTACCGGCCTGCAGCACGTCGCCTACTGGACCAGCCACTACGACGCCGATCTGGCGCGGCTGCTCCAGCAGGGATTCAAGCCCGTCATGAGCGGCGAAGTCGGCGAGAACGGCCGCTTCATTTATTTCGATACCGAATACCATCCCGGTACCGTCATCGAGTTGTCCGAGGTGGCCGGCCCCAAGGGCAAGATGTTTGACTTGATCCGCAGATCGTCCGAAGGTTGGGATGGCAGTAACCCGGTGCGCCCCTTCCCCGACCTGGGAACGCTTTGA
- a CDS encoding aldo/keto reductase: MQQRQLGPFTVSAIGLGCMNLSHAYGVPPPPEQGERVLLAALDAGVTLFDTAALYGFGANETLVGKVLAKHRSRFTLASKCGMQGVDVAGDGKLVRVIDGRPATIKATCEASLRRLQTDVIDLYYLHRWDKKVPIEDSVGALSELVRAGKIRAIGLSEVSSATLRRAHAVHPISAVQTEYSLWTRNPEIAVLQACRELGAALVAFSPVARGFLCGAAIDVNALEAKDIRRSMPRFAPDNHAANLKLLPAYHAIAQEAGCTPAQLALAWLLHQGEHIIPIPGTTRVAHLQDDLGAAHVTLSADVLARLQALINQNTVSGARYNAQSASEVDTENF, from the coding sequence ATGCAACAAAGACAACTCGGCCCCTTCACCGTCTCCGCCATCGGCCTGGGCTGCATGAACCTGAGCCATGCCTATGGCGTGCCGCCCCCGCCCGAGCAGGGTGAGCGCGTGCTGCTGGCCGCACTGGACGCGGGTGTCACGCTGTTCGATACCGCCGCGCTGTACGGTTTCGGCGCCAACGAAACGCTGGTCGGCAAGGTGCTGGCCAAACACCGCAGCCGCTTCACGCTGGCCAGCAAATGCGGCATGCAGGGCGTGGACGTGGCCGGCGACGGCAAGCTCGTGCGCGTGATCGACGGCCGGCCCGCAACCATCAAGGCCACCTGCGAGGCCAGCCTGCGCCGCCTGCAGACCGACGTGATCGATCTGTACTACCTGCACCGCTGGGACAAGAAGGTGCCGATCGAAGACAGCGTGGGGGCCCTGAGCGAGCTGGTGCGCGCCGGCAAGATCCGCGCCATCGGTCTGTCTGAAGTCTCCAGCGCCACGCTGCGCCGCGCGCACGCCGTGCATCCGATCAGCGCGGTGCAGACCGAATACTCGCTGTGGACGCGCAACCCCGAGATCGCCGTGCTGCAGGCCTGCCGCGAACTCGGCGCCGCGCTGGTCGCGTTCAGCCCGGTGGCGCGCGGCTTTCTGTGCGGCGCGGCTATCGACGTGAACGCGCTGGAGGCGAAGGACATCCGCCGCAGCATGCCGCGCTTTGCACCCGACAACCACGCCGCCAACCTCAAGCTGCTGCCGGCTTATCACGCGATCGCGCAGGAGGCCGGCTGCACGCCGGCGCAGCTTGCGCTGGCGTGGCTGCTGCACCAGGGCGAGCACATCATTCCCATTCCCGGCACCACCCGCGTCGCGCATCTGCAGGACGATCTGGGTGCGGCGCACGTCACCCTGAGCGCCGACGTGCTGGCCCGCCTGCAGGCGCTGATCAACCAGAACACCGTGAGCGGTGCGCGCTACAACGCCCAAAGCGCCAGCGAAGTGGATACCGAGAACTTCTGA
- a CDS encoding TRAP transporter large permease subunit has product MSHLTSETLAAHAPPANALDGLASTLSALSHSVDRGLGKVVETITAVLVVAEIIVLFAGVVSRYVFHEPLTWSDELASIMFLWLSMLGAVVALRRGEHMRMTALVNNTRPHTRALLDTMATTASLAFLVLVLLPSYQYAYEESFIVTPALEINNAWRAAAIPVGMGLMIIVALLRLLRVSSFKQIAIALAGTAAVVLAFWLAQPLLVPLGKANLIIFFVLVVAANVLSGVPIAFSFALATFGYLALTTQTPLVVMVGRLDEGMSHLILLAVPLFVFLGALIEMTGMAKAMIRFLASLLGHVRGGLSYVLIGAIYLVSGISGSKIADMAAIAPVLFPEMQKRGAKPGELVALLSATGAQTETIPPSIVLITLGSVTGVSIAALFTGGLLPAVVLGAALCSVVWWRYRHEDLSAVERHSKIQIGKLLVVALPAIVLPFVIRAAVIEGIATATEVSTIGIVYSALAGLLLYRQFAWRRLMPMLVETASLTGAIIFIVGCATAMAWGLTQSGFSQDLAHLMGSLPGGAYGFLAVSIVAFIVLGSVLEGIPAIVLFGPLLFPIARMVGVHEVHYAMVVILAMGIGLFAPPFGVGYYGACAVSKVDPADGIKHIWGYFGALLLGLILVAAVPWFSIGLLKH; this is encoded by the coding sequence ATGTCCCACCTTACGTCCGAAACGCTAGCGGCCCATGCACCGCCTGCCAACGCGCTGGATGGCCTGGCCAGCACGCTGAGTGCCCTGTCCCATAGCGTGGACAGGGGCTTGGGCAAAGTGGTCGAGACGATTACGGCAGTCCTGGTGGTGGCAGAAATCATCGTCCTGTTTGCCGGCGTGGTCTCGCGTTACGTGTTTCACGAGCCGCTGACCTGGTCGGACGAGCTGGCTTCCATCATGTTCCTGTGGCTGTCCATGCTAGGCGCCGTCGTGGCGCTGCGCCGCGGAGAACACATGCGCATGACGGCACTGGTCAACAATACCAGGCCACACACACGCGCTCTGCTGGACACAATGGCCACCACGGCATCGCTGGCCTTTCTCGTGCTGGTGCTGCTTCCCTCGTACCAGTATGCGTATGAAGAGAGCTTCATTGTCACGCCGGCGCTGGAAATCAACAACGCCTGGCGTGCGGCGGCCATCCCGGTGGGCATGGGGTTGATGATCATCGTCGCTCTGCTGCGATTGCTGCGCGTCAGCAGTTTCAAGCAGATCGCCATTGCCCTGGCCGGCACGGCGGCCGTGGTGCTGGCTTTCTGGCTGGCGCAACCCCTGCTTGTGCCGCTGGGCAAGGCCAACCTGATCATCTTCTTCGTGCTGGTGGTGGCTGCCAATGTTCTTTCCGGTGTTCCCATTGCCTTTTCGTTTGCACTGGCCACGTTCGGCTACCTCGCCCTCACCACACAGACGCCACTGGTGGTCATGGTGGGGCGGCTTGACGAGGGCATGTCCCATTTGATTTTGCTGGCCGTGCCGCTCTTCGTTTTCCTGGGTGCACTGATCGAAATGACCGGCATGGCCAAAGCCATGATCCGGTTTCTCGCGAGCCTGTTGGGTCACGTACGCGGCGGTCTGAGCTACGTGCTGATCGGCGCCATCTATCTGGTCTCGGGCATCTCAGGCTCCAAAATCGCCGACATGGCCGCGATTGCGCCGGTGCTGTTTCCCGAAATGCAAAAGCGCGGCGCCAAGCCGGGTGAGCTGGTGGCGCTGCTGTCGGCCACCGGTGCGCAGACCGAAACCATTCCACCTTCGATCGTGCTGATCACGCTGGGCTCGGTCACTGGCGTGTCGATTGCCGCGCTCTTCACCGGTGGTCTGCTGCCTGCTGTGGTGCTGGGTGCGGCGCTGTGTTCGGTGGTCTGGTGGCGCTACCGCCATGAAGACCTGAGCGCCGTTGAGCGCCACAGCAAAATCCAAATCGGCAAGCTGCTTGTGGTCGCTCTGCCCGCAATCGTCCTGCCGTTCGTCATCCGCGCTGCGGTGATCGAAGGCATAGCCACCGCAACGGAGGTCTCCACCATCGGCATCGTCTACTCGGCGCTGGCAGGCCTGCTCCTGTACCGCCAGTTTGCCTGGCGCCGGCTCATGCCTATGCTGGTTGAAACTGCGTCGCTGACCGGCGCCATCATCTTCATCGTGGGCTGCGCCACAGCCATGGCCTGGGGACTTACGCAGTCAGGCTTTTCGCAGGACCTGGCGCATCTCATGGGCAGCCTGCCGGGCGGCGCCTACGGCTTCCTCGCCGTGTCCATCGTCGCCTTCATTGTGCTGGGCAGTGTGCTCGAAGGCATTCCTGCGATTGTGTTGTTTGGTCCCCTGTTGTTCCCAATTGCCCGCATGGTCGGCGTGCATGAGGTGCACTACGCCATGGTCGTCATTCTTGCAATGGGCATCGGCCTGTTCGCCCCCCCTTTTGGTGTCGGCTATTACGGCGCCTGCGCTGTCAGCAAGGTCGATCCGGCCGATGGCATCAAGCACATCTGGGGCTACTTTGGCGCGCTGCTGCTGGGCCTGATTCTGGTTGCCGCCGTGCCGTGGTTCTCCATCGGTCTCCTCAAACACTAA
- a CDS encoding TRAP transporter substrate-binding protein, with protein MTLATSLARRSVLRSLSAVPVASVAAALPSMARAAEFSYKYGNNLPVTHPLNIRAQQAAGRILKETKGRVEIKIFPNNQLGGDTDMLAQVRSGGIDFFTPSALVIATLVPVAAINAVGFAFSDYNQVWGAMDGKLGAYVRDAISKSHLYAFEKMWDNGFRQTTSSKAPVTTARDMDGLKIRVPVSPLSISMFKGLGAAPVSLQFSEVYSSLQTKIVDAQENPLPIIQVAKLYEVQKFCSLTNHIWDGYWFIANGSTWEKLPSDLKTIVARAINEAGLQQRDDIKKLNESVVADLQSKGLAINRPASDTFRTKLREAGFYSEWKGRFGGEAWNLLEQSVGKLA; from the coding sequence ATGACCCTTGCTACCTCCCTTGCTCGTCGCAGCGTCTTGCGCAGCCTGTCGGCCGTACCCGTTGCCAGCGTTGCCGCAGCCCTGCCGTCCATGGCACGCGCTGCGGAGTTCTCGTACAAATACGGCAACAACCTGCCCGTCACCCACCCGCTGAACATTCGGGCGCAACAGGCCGCCGGCCGCATCCTGAAAGAAACCAAGGGCCGGGTTGAAATCAAGATCTTTCCGAACAACCAGCTTGGCGGCGACACCGACATGCTGGCGCAGGTGCGCTCCGGCGGTATAGATTTCTTCACACCTTCAGCCCTGGTCATCGCCACGCTGGTACCGGTCGCAGCCATCAATGCCGTCGGCTTTGCGTTCTCGGACTACAACCAGGTTTGGGGTGCGATGGACGGCAAGCTGGGGGCATATGTGCGCGACGCCATCAGCAAGTCGCACCTTTACGCGTTTGAAAAAATGTGGGACAACGGCTTTCGCCAGACCACCAGCAGCAAGGCACCGGTCACCACGGCCAGAGACATGGACGGCCTGAAGATACGCGTGCCGGTGAGCCCACTGTCAATCTCGATGTTCAAGGGCCTGGGCGCCGCGCCAGTCAGCCTGCAGTTCAGCGAGGTGTATTCATCGCTACAGACCAAAATCGTTGACGCTCAGGAGAACCCGCTGCCCATCATCCAGGTCGCCAAGCTGTATGAAGTGCAAAAATTCTGCTCGCTGACCAACCACATATGGGACGGCTACTGGTTCATCGCCAACGGCAGCACATGGGAAAAGCTGCCCTCCGACCTCAAAACCATCGTCGCGCGCGCGATCAACGAAGCCGGCCTGCAGCAACGCGACGACATCAAAAAACTCAACGAAAGCGTGGTGGCCGACCTGCAATCCAAAGGCTTGGCCATCAACCGCCCCGCGTCCGACACCTTCCGTACCAAACTGCGTGAAGCCGGCTTTTACAGCGAGTGGAAGGGACGCTTCGGCGGCGAAGCCTGGAACCTGCTGGAGCAGTCCGTCGGCAAGCTGGCCTGA
- a CDS encoding four-carbon acid sugar kinase family protein produces the protein MLASDIENSALKIAYYADDFTGATDTLATAARAGLRTLLFLGLPTTAQLERAGPLDCLGIAGAARAMTPAEMQSELEPVGRLFAALDAPVIHYKTCSTFDSAAHIGSIGAAIQILRPHAGNALVAVVGGQPNLRRYCVFGNLFAGAGKDGAISRLDRHPTMRQHPVTPMHEADLRLHLAQQGLKHVSSIAYPDYEQGDDALDRQLAALLAQGPDAVLFDVADAAHLAPVGRLIWQHAQRRRLLTAGPSSVVQALTAHWQTMPARREAAVAPAKGPVLVLAGSLSPMTALQVGAATSYRHVVLDAARLAKDRDYLMHMGGQIAARLGEGDHVLACTSGQGSAANAGTPADARALAQACGELLACVLKTVPVQRLGIAGGDTSSHAVQALDAWGLAYQAQLAPGVALCHLHSDNYSLDGMEIMLKGGQMGADTLFEELLRGTAQMSFGA, from the coding sequence ATGCTTGCGAGCGACATAGAGAATAGCGCCCTGAAGATTGCCTATTACGCTGATGACTTCACGGGCGCCACCGACACGCTCGCCACCGCCGCGCGCGCCGGCCTTCGCACCTTGCTGTTTCTGGGGCTGCCGACAACCGCGCAACTTGAACGCGCCGGTCCGCTCGATTGCCTGGGTATTGCCGGTGCAGCACGTGCCATGACACCCGCCGAAATGCAATCAGAACTGGAGCCTGTGGGTCGCCTGTTCGCAGCACTGGACGCGCCGGTCATCCACTACAAAACCTGCTCCACCTTCGATAGCGCAGCGCACATCGGCAGCATCGGCGCAGCCATCCAGATCCTGCGGCCACATGCCGGCAATGCACTGGTCGCCGTCGTTGGTGGCCAGCCCAACCTGCGCCGCTACTGCGTGTTCGGCAACCTGTTTGCGGGCGCGGGCAAAGACGGCGCGATCAGTCGACTGGACCGTCACCCCACGATGCGCCAGCATCCGGTCACACCCATGCACGAAGCCGACCTGCGACTGCACCTGGCACAGCAGGGCCTGAAGCATGTGAGTTCCATCGCCTATCCCGACTATGAGCAGGGCGATGACGCGCTGGATCGGCAGCTAGCAGCCCTCCTCGCACAGGGTCCCGATGCCGTGCTCTTTGACGTGGCAGATGCCGCCCATCTGGCCCCCGTGGGCCGTCTGATCTGGCAACACGCGCAGCGCAGACGCCTGCTCACCGCAGGGCCCAGCAGCGTGGTACAGGCACTCACGGCACACTGGCAGACCATGCCGGCTCGGCGCGAAGCCGCCGTCGCTCCTGCGAAAGGGCCCGTGCTGGTTCTGGCGGGCAGTCTTTCGCCAATGACGGCGCTTCAGGTCGGCGCCGCCACGTCCTACCGGCACGTGGTGCTGGACGCCGCTCGCCTGGCAAAAGACCGGGACTACCTCATGCATATGGGCGGCCAAATTGCTGCACGGCTAGGGGAAGGCGACCATGTGCTGGCCTGCACCTCAGGCCAGGGCTCAGCCGCCAACGCCGGCACGCCCGCCGATGCCCGTGCGCTCGCGCAGGCCTGCGGCGAGCTGCTGGCGTGCGTTCTCAAGACTGTGCCTGTACAGCGCTTGGGCATTGCCGGGGGCGACACTTCCAGCCACGCCGTGCAGGCCCTCGATGCCTGGGGCCTGGCCTACCAGGCGCAACTGGCGCCAGGTGTGGCGCTGTGCCACCTGCACAGCGACAACTATTCACTCGACGGGATGGAAATCATGCTCAAGGGCGGTCAAATGGGCGCCGATACTCTGTTTGAAGAGTTGCTTCGCGGCACGGCCCAGATGTCATTCGGCGCCTGA
- a CDS encoding class III extradiol dioxygenase subunit beta, whose product MARITASVYTSHIPAIGAALDLGKTHEPYWQPVFQGYEFSRQWLKDHRPDVIFLVFNDHATAFSLDMIPTFAIGTAAEFKPADEGWGARPVPTVIGHPELASHIAQSVIQQDFDLTIVNKMDVDHGLTVPLSLLCGAQDPVKGAWPCPVIPFAVNVVQYPVPSGQRCFNLGQAIRRAVESFDEDLNVQIWGTGGMSHQLQGPRAGLINKAFDSAFLDQLIADPATLAKKPHIDYVREAGSEGIELVMWLIARGAMADVAGGKPPHVAHRFYHVPASNTAVGHLILENS is encoded by the coding sequence ATGGCCAGAATCACCGCCAGCGTCTACACCTCGCACATCCCGGCGATCGGCGCCGCGCTCGACCTGGGCAAGACCCACGAGCCCTACTGGCAGCCGGTGTTCCAGGGCTACGAGTTCTCCCGGCAGTGGCTGAAGGACCATCGGCCCGATGTCATCTTTCTGGTCTTCAACGACCACGCCACCGCCTTCAGCCTGGACATGATCCCCACGTTCGCGATCGGCACGGCCGCCGAGTTCAAACCGGCGGACGAGGGCTGGGGCGCCCGGCCGGTGCCGACCGTGATCGGCCATCCGGAGCTCGCCTCGCACATCGCGCAGTCGGTGATCCAGCAGGATTTCGACCTGACCATCGTGAACAAGATGGACGTGGACCACGGCCTCACGGTGCCGCTGTCGCTGCTGTGCGGTGCGCAGGATCCGGTCAAGGGCGCCTGGCCCTGCCCGGTGATTCCGTTCGCCGTCAACGTGGTGCAGTACCCCGTGCCGAGTGGCCAGCGCTGCTTCAACCTGGGTCAGGCCATCCGCCGCGCCGTCGAGAGCTTCGACGAGGATCTGAACGTGCAGATCTGGGGCACGGGTGGCATGAGCCACCAGCTGCAGGGTCCGCGCGCCGGGCTCATCAACAAGGCATTCGACAGCGCCTTCCTCGACCAGTTGATCGCCGACCCCGCGACGCTGGCGAAAAAGCCGCACATCGACTATGTGCGCGAAGCCGGCAGCGAGGGCATCGAACTCGTGATGTGGCTGATCGCCCGCGGCGCCATGGCCGACGTGGCCGGCGGCAAGCCGCCCCATGTCGCGCACCGCTTCTACCATGTGCCCGCATCCAACACGGCCGTCGGCCACCTGATTCTGGAGAATTCATGA
- the ligA gene encoding protocatechuate 4,5-dioxygenase subunit alpha, which translates to MSLVKPYLDVPGTTIFDAEQSRKGYHLNQFCMSLMQAANRERFKANERAYLDEWPMTEAQKQAVLARDLNRCISLGGNIYFLAKIGATDGKSFQQMAGSMTGMTEEEYRDMMIHGGRSVEGNRRTGEDGDAQPQHQPQGKAGRSGQKASI; encoded by the coding sequence ATGTCACTCGTCAAACCGTACCTGGACGTTCCGGGCACCACCATCTTCGACGCCGAGCAATCGCGCAAGGGCTACCACCTGAACCAGTTCTGCATGTCGCTCATGCAGGCCGCCAACCGCGAGCGCTTCAAGGCCAATGAGCGGGCCTACCTGGACGAGTGGCCCATGACCGAGGCGCAGAAGCAGGCCGTGCTCGCACGCGACCTGAACCGGTGCATCAGCCTGGGCGGCAACATCTACTTCCTGGCCAAGATCGGCGCGACCGACGGCAAGAGCTTTCAGCAGATGGCCGGCAGCATGACCGGCATGACGGAGGAGGAGTACCGCGACATGATGATCCACGGCGGCCGCTCGGTCGAAGGCAATCGGCGCACCGGCGAAGACGGCGACGCGCAGCCGCAGCACCAGCCCCAGGGCAAGGCAGGCCGAAGCGGCCAGAAAGCGAGTATCTGA
- a CDS encoding ribulose-bisphosphate carboxylase large subunit family protein: protein MPADRFEATYLIETPLEPARVAEVMAGEQSCGTFTRVQGETDELRRRARATVESIEELEPVNAPSLPNALLERQDRKGPWRRARVRISFPVANVGVNLPTLAATVSGNLYDLGEVSGMRLETMKLPATYRAQFDMPKVGIAGTRRATGVTTGALVGTIIKPNVGFSAAQTAGLVARLCAAGVDFIKDDEVCADPAHAPLAERIPAVMAMVREHQQRTGKHVMVAFNITDELDAMRRHADLVEREGGSCVMASLNWCGYSAMQTLRRHTGLALHGHRNGYGALSRHPQLGMSFQAYQTLWRLAGVDHMHVHGLQGKFAQPDEEVIESAHDCYTPLTDGFDDRVMPAFSSGQWAGTVPATWAAVKSDDLLFMSGGGILAHPDGPAAGVASIRQAWTAARQGIALAHYARQAPELAAALAFFGK, encoded by the coding sequence ATGCCCGCAGACCGCTTCGAAGCCACTTACCTGATCGAAACACCGCTGGAGCCTGCGCGTGTCGCCGAGGTAATGGCGGGCGAACAGTCCTGCGGCACCTTCACCCGCGTGCAGGGCGAAACCGATGAGCTGCGCCGGCGCGCCCGCGCCACGGTCGAATCGATTGAAGAACTTGAGCCGGTCAACGCGCCAAGTTTGCCGAATGCCCTGCTGGAGCGCCAGGACCGCAAAGGCCCCTGGCGCCGCGCAAGGGTGCGCATTTCCTTTCCGGTAGCCAATGTGGGCGTCAACCTGCCCACGCTGGCCGCCACCGTGTCCGGCAACCTGTATGACCTCGGCGAGGTCAGCGGGATGCGGCTGGAAACGATGAAGCTGCCCGCCACCTACCGCGCACAATTCGACATGCCCAAGGTCGGCATTGCGGGTACACGCCGGGCCACCGGTGTGACCACGGGCGCACTGGTCGGCACCATCATCAAGCCCAACGTCGGTTTTTCCGCTGCTCAAACCGCGGGGCTGGTCGCCCGGCTGTGCGCGGCAGGCGTGGACTTCATCAAGGATGATGAGGTTTGCGCCGACCCGGCACACGCCCCGCTGGCCGAACGCATTCCCGCGGTCATGGCCATGGTGCGGGAGCACCAGCAGCGCACCGGCAAACATGTCATGGTCGCGTTCAATATCACCGACGAGCTGGACGCGATGCGACGCCACGCCGATCTGGTCGAGCGGGAAGGAGGCTCCTGCGTCATGGCCAGCCTCAACTGGTGTGGTTATTCGGCCATGCAGACCCTGCGTCGCCATACCGGCCTGGCGCTGCACGGCCACCGCAACGGTTACGGCGCACTGTCGCGGCATCCGCAGCTGGGCATGTCGTTTCAGGCCTACCAGACCCTGTGGCGGCTCGCCGGGGTGGACCATATGCATGTGCACGGTCTGCAGGGCAAGTTTGCGCAGCCCGATGAAGAAGTGATCGAATCGGCGCACGACTGCTACACACCGCTCACCGATGGTTTTGATGACCGCGTCATGCCGGCATTTTCTTCGGGCCAGTGGGCCGGCACGGTGCCTGCCACCTGGGCCGCAGTGAAAAGCGATGACCTGCTCTTCATGTCCGGCGGCGGCATTCTGGCCCACCCGGACGGCCCGGCTGCCGGCGTGGCCAGCATTCGCCAGGCCTGGACGGCCGCGCGCCAGGGCATCGCGTTGGCCCACTATGCCCGCCAAGCCCCCGAGCTCGCAGCTGCGCTTGCATTTTTCGGTAAATGA
- a CDS encoding amidohydrolase family protein — MSKPTTGDFTKTPGWLDWYAGPSKPRFKLPADSVDAHCHVFGPGAEFPYAPERKYTPCDASKAQLFALRDHLGFGKNVIVQATCHGADNRALLDALRAANGRARGVATVKRSVSDGELQAMHDAGVRGVRFNFVKRLVDFTPKDELLEIAGRIAQWGWHVVIYFEAVDLPELWSFFTALPGTVVVDHMGRPDVSKPVDGPEFGLFLKFMREHGNVWSKVTCPERLSVTGPKALSGEQNAYSDVVPFARRLVDEFPDRVLWGTDWPHPNLKDHMPDDGLLVDFIPHIAPTPEQQRKLLVDNPNRLYWGA; from the coding sequence ATGTCAAAACCCACCACCGGTGATTTCACCAAAACCCCTGGCTGGCTCGACTGGTACGCCGGCCCGAGCAAGCCCCGATTCAAACTGCCCGCAGACAGCGTGGACGCGCACTGCCACGTGTTCGGCCCCGGCGCCGAGTTTCCCTATGCGCCCGAGCGAAAGTACACGCCGTGCGACGCCAGCAAGGCCCAACTGTTCGCGCTGCGCGACCACCTGGGTTTCGGGAAGAACGTGATCGTGCAGGCCACCTGCCACGGCGCCGACAACCGCGCGCTGCTCGATGCGCTGCGCGCGGCCAACGGCCGCGCGCGCGGCGTAGCCACCGTCAAGCGCAGCGTGAGCGATGGTGAACTGCAGGCCATGCACGATGCCGGTGTGCGCGGCGTGCGCTTCAACTTCGTCAAGCGCCTGGTGGACTTCACACCCAAAGACGAGCTGCTGGAAATTGCCGGCCGCATTGCCCAATGGGGCTGGCACGTGGTGATCTACTTCGAGGCGGTGGATTTGCCCGAACTGTGGAGCTTCTTCACCGCGCTGCCGGGCACCGTGGTAGTCGACCACATGGGCCGCCCGGACGTGAGCAAACCGGTGGATGGCCCCGAGTTCGGGCTGTTCCTGAAGTTCATGCGCGAGCACGGCAACGTCTGGAGCAAGGTCACCTGCCCGGAGCGCCTGAGCGTGACCGGGCCGAAGGCTTTGAGCGGCGAGCAAAATGCCTACAGTGACGTGGTCCCGTTCGCCCGGCGCCTCGTGGACGAGTTCCCGGACCGCGTGCTCTGGGGCACCGACTGGCCGCATCCGAACCTGAAGGACCACATGCCCGACGACGGCCTGCTGGTGGATTTCATCCCGCATATCGCGCCGACGCCAGAGCAGCAGCGCAAGCTGCTGGTGGACAATCCGAACCGCCTGTATTGGGGAGCCTGA
- a CDS encoding Gfo/Idh/MocA family oxidoreductase has translation MMSKTLKVALAGAGAFGIKHLDGIKNIDGVEVVSLVGRELDKTREVAAKYGIGHVTTDLAESLALAEVDAVILCTPTQMHAEQSIACLKAGKHVQVEIPLADKLADAEAVVALARQSGRVAMCGHTRRFNPSHQYVHRQIEAGKFNIQQMDVQTYFFRRTNMNALGQPRSWTDHLLWHHAAHTVDLFAYQAGSPIVQANAVQGPIHPQLGIAMDMSIQLKAANGAICTLSLSFNNEGPLGTFFRYIGDTATYIARYDDLFTGKDEKIDVSNVAVSMNGIELQDREFFAAITEGREPNSSVAQVLPCYQVLDRLERQLNKSA, from the coding sequence ATGATGTCCAAGACCCTCAAAGTCGCACTCGCGGGCGCCGGCGCGTTCGGCATCAAGCACCTGGACGGCATCAAGAACATCGACGGCGTGGAAGTCGTCTCGCTGGTCGGCCGGGAGCTGGACAAGACGAGGGAAGTCGCCGCCAAATACGGCATTGGCCACGTGACGACCGATCTGGCCGAGAGCCTCGCGCTGGCCGAGGTGGACGCCGTCATCCTGTGCACGCCCACGCAGATGCATGCCGAGCAAAGCATCGCCTGCCTGAAGGCCGGCAAGCATGTGCAGGTGGAGATTCCGCTGGCCGACAAGCTGGCCGACGCCGAGGCCGTGGTGGCGCTGGCGCGCCAGAGCGGCCGCGTCGCCATGTGCGGCCACACGCGCCGCTTCAACCCCAGCCACCAGTACGTGCACCGGCAGATCGAGGCCGGCAAATTCAACATCCAGCAGATGGACGTGCAGACCTACTTCTTTCGCCGCACCAACATGAACGCGCTGGGCCAGCCGCGCAGCTGGACCGACCACCTGCTGTGGCACCACGCCGCGCACACGGTGGACCTGTTTGCGTACCAGGCCGGCAGCCCGATCGTGCAGGCCAACGCCGTGCAGGGCCCGATCCATCCGCAGCTCGGCATCGCGATGGACATGAGCATCCAGCTCAAGGCCGCGAACGGCGCGATCTGCACGCTGAGCCTGTCCTTCAACAACGAGGGGCCGCTCGGCACCTTCTTCCGCTATATCGGCGACACGGCGACCTACATCGCGCGCTATGACGACCTGTTCACGGGCAAGGACGAGAAGATCGACGTGAGCAATGTGGCCGTGTCCATGAACGGCATCGAGCTGCAGGACCGCGAGTTTTTCGCCGCCATCACTGAGGGCCGCGAGCCGAACTCGAGTGTGGCGCAGGTGCTGCCGTGCTACCAGGTGCTGGACCGGCTGGAGCGGCAGCTGAACAAAAGCGCCTGA